The Stegostoma tigrinum isolate sSteTig4 chromosome 9, sSteTig4.hap1, whole genome shotgun sequence genome includes a region encoding these proteins:
- the LOC125455134 gene encoding probable G-protein coupled receptor 139 has product MRSQVVLEESQRDCGAEGKLKFHLQPLQNSKRGPQADTLRVNVEGCVAGGLEPDELSKSPVVREGHELRSPAQVADMKLMDLSLIEQTAFIYYHILGIFGVPANILTIVILVRGGCGLSKGITLYLVGMTIVDLLVIIFNVMMYYIFYYYFPFSILHYTSTVSINEVINYVLVDYSVWLTVAFTVDRFVLISCQKLSEKYCREKPAAVIITILGVVSCIKNIPLYFAFEPGYIIDGMEWTVDFKPEYFTWPGWITFDWIDIILNPLLPYFLILLLNTLTVRHIVMANRTRRGLQGQRNTQNSDDPEIQSRRKSIILLFAISGTFIALWMPPVVFFLISRITERHFEPDQYTDPLLIADYVADMFQLLSSCTNTCIYALAQTKFREKLKNACHLAVIQSSGTSPETNDFWKIGTDASNISAATSSRIL; this is encoded by the exons ATGAGGTCGCAGGTTGTACTGGAGGAGAGTCAGAGA GATTGTGGGGCCGAAGGGAAACTGAAGTTTCACCTGCAGCCCCTTCAAAACAGTAAACGCGGGCCTCAGGCAGACACACTGAGGGTCAACGTGGAAGGCTGTGTTGCAGGTGGGCTGGAGCCTGATGAACTCTCCAAGTCCCCTGTTGTACGGGAGGGGCATGAGCTGCGCTCTCCAGCCCAGGTCGCCGAT ATGAAGCTGATGGACCTCTCATTAATTGAGCAGACAGCTTTCATTTACTATCATATCCTTGGAATATTTGGAGTTCCTG CTAACATCCTGACAATTGTCATTCTGGTTCGAGGAGGCTGTGGTCTGTCCAAGGGTATCACTCTTTACTTGGTGGGTATGACTATTGTTGACTTGCTGGTCATTATTTTCAATGTGATGATGTATTACATATTTTATTACTATTTCCCGTTTTCAATTTTACACTACACCTCCACAGTGAGCATCAATGAGGTTATCAATTATGTGCTTGTTGACTACTCTGTCTGGTTGACGGTCGCTTTCACTGTCGATCGCTTTGTCCTCATTAGTTGTCAAAAGCTCAGTGAGAAGTATTGCAGGGAGAAGCCTGCAGCTGTGATTATAACAATCCTCGGTGTTGTATCGTGCATCAAAAATATTCCACTGTACTTTGCTTTTGAACCTGGCTATATAATTGACGGTATGGAGTGGACTGTTGATTTCAAGCCAGAATATTTTACATGGCCAGGATGGATAACCTTTGACTGGATTGATATAATTTTAAACCCACTGTTGCCATACTTTCTCATTTTACTGCTCAACACTCTGACTGTCCGACACATTGTGATGGCCAATCGAACCCGCAGAGGACTGCAAGGTCAACGCAACACACAGAACAGCGATGATCCAGAGATCCAGAGccgaaggaaatccatcattttactgttcgCCATTTCTGGCACTTTCATCGCGCTGTGGATGCCTCCTGTTGTGTTTTTTCTCATTTCCAGGATTACAGAACGTCATTTTGAGCCAGATCAATACACCGATCCATTACTTATTGCAGACTACGTCGCAGATATGTTTCAACTGCTTAGTTCCTGTACAAACACATGTATTTATGCATTGGCCCAGACTAAATTCAGGGAGAAGTTGAAAAATGCA TGCCACTTGGCCGTTAtccaatcctctggtacctcTCCAGAAACtaatgatttttggaaaattggaACCGATGCATCCAATATCTCTGCAGCTACCTCTTCCAGGATCCTATGA